One Pirellulales bacterium genomic region harbors:
- a CDS encoding MotA/TolQ/ExbB proton channel family protein → MNKLNGWFARLLRSPLLWGGAITALYYGAISAGILNSAMLLRFTAGHSVEYIVTSFFFIGSAALVLKAIEVGSQRRMPELPLLGSVPQGGQTIDDVPDLLPLLADTPQHLQKGFLVRRLRDLLEHVHRTGKPETLDAEIKYLADIDAMRAQHGYAFVRVIIWAIPILGLLGTVIGITSVFAHLDIKHFDASLPMVLSGLQVAFDTTGLALAMSMMLMFGQYFVDRTEQALLAEVDARVNSELVGRFQSDDVGSDPQLGPMRRLVETVVQATERLVSRQAEIWRGTIDVAEERHRQLTTTSGKQLESALAGALEQTLKTHATTVVAGERQLSEQNHRQWAGVQQALVQTAEATARQHSEMARQSELLLKVVEATGQIAGLEQTLNRNLTALSTARSFDETLVALSAAVQLLSARLGQAAGDQRMVNLSASAMGSSAPAANTRPSPLAPSPSPLAPSPSPAAPTIKPRRTDKAA, encoded by the coding sequence ATGAACAAGCTCAACGGTTGGTTCGCACGTCTGCTCCGCTCGCCGCTCTTGTGGGGCGGGGCGATCACCGCGCTCTACTACGGCGCCATCTCCGCCGGCATCTTGAATTCGGCGATGCTGCTCCGTTTCACGGCTGGGCATTCGGTCGAATATATTGTCACCTCGTTCTTCTTCATCGGCTCCGCCGCGCTGGTGCTCAAAGCGATCGAAGTCGGCAGCCAGCGGCGCATGCCCGAGCTACCGCTGCTGGGCTCCGTGCCGCAAGGCGGGCAGACGATCGACGACGTGCCCGATCTCTTGCCGCTCTTGGCCGACACGCCGCAGCACTTGCAAAAGGGCTTTTTGGTCCGCCGGCTGCGCGACCTATTGGAACACGTCCACCGCACCGGCAAACCCGAAACGCTCGACGCCGAAATCAAATACCTGGCCGACATCGACGCGATGCGCGCCCAGCATGGCTATGCGTTTGTGCGCGTGATCATCTGGGCGATTCCAATTTTGGGGCTCTTGGGCACCGTGATCGGCATCACGTCGGTGTTCGCGCATTTGGACATCAAGCATTTCGACGCTTCGCTGCCGATGGTTCTGAGCGGCTTGCAGGTGGCGTTCGACACCACGGGCCTGGCCCTGGCGATGTCGATGATGTTGATGTTTGGGCAATACTTCGTCGATCGCACCGAGCAGGCATTGCTGGCCGAGGTCGATGCCCGAGTGAACTCCGAGTTGGTGGGCCGATTTCAAAGCGATGACGTCGGCAGCGATCCGCAGCTTGGACCGATGCGCCGGCTGGTGGAAACGGTTGTGCAGGCGACCGAGCGGCTCGTATCCCGGCAGGCGGAAATCTGGCGCGGCACGATCGACGTGGCGGAAGAACGGCATCGCCAATTGACGACCACCAGCGGAAAGCAACTCGAAAGCGCGCTGGCTGGCGCCCTCGAGCAGACGTTGAAAACCCATGCCACCACGGTCGTGGCCGGCGAACGGCAGTTGTCCGAACAAAACCATCGCCAATGGGCCGGCGTGCAACAGGCGCTCGTGCAAACGGCCGAGGCCACGGCCCGGCAGCATTCCGAAATGGCCCGGCAATCGGAGCTATTGCTGAAAGTGGTCGAGGCCACCGGTCAGATCGCCGGCCTGGAGCAAACGTTGAATCGCAATCTCACCGCGCTATCCACCGCCCGCAGCTTCGACGAAACGCTCGTGGCCCTTTCGGCCGCGGTGCAACTGCTCAGCGCTCGGTTGGGCCAAGCGGCGGGCGACCAGCGGATGGTGAATCTTTCGGCAAGCGCAATGGGCTCCTCGGCACCGGCCGCGAACACTCGCCCCTCGCCCCTCGCCCCTAGCCCCTCTCCGCTTGCCCCTAGCCCCTCTCCGGCCGCCCCCACGATCAAACCACGGCGAACGGATAAAGCGGCATGA
- a CDS encoding Gfo/Idh/MocA family oxidoreductase, with the protein MQRKSVKRDNAQRKSVSRREFVQTTAAAGVGFWVAGSALADDLKSKSANERVQFACIGVGGKGDSDSNDAHRTGDIVAICDVDDNTARKKAAGLKGVKIFHDFRKMLDEMGKSIDAVTVSIPDHNHAAASLLYMRAGKHCFCQKPMTHYIYEADLVGKVAAEKKVATQMGNQGTASDSLRESAAKIRAGACGTVKEVHVWTNRPIWPQGKGRPADAPVPKNLHWEQWIGPAKFRPYANGYHPFSWRGFWDFGTGALGDMACHTVNLPFMALDLFDPISVEAETSGNNKEMYPNWSVIKFEFPSYQGRAPLSLTWYDGKKMPSKELFAADKDIASGKKRIDSSGCLVVGDKGSYYCPGDYGGQGHQALGGATEPKIEFPHSPGHFDEWVRAIKGGEPAMSNFPNYASRLTKTILLGNLAVWAGTKVEWDPKALKATNLPDLEPMIHPRYREGYSLEG; encoded by the coding sequence ATGCAGCGTAAGAGTGTAAAGCGCGATAATGCGCAGCGCAAGAGCGTTTCACGTCGAGAATTCGTGCAGACGACGGCCGCGGCCGGCGTCGGTTTTTGGGTTGCCGGCTCTGCGCTGGCGGATGATCTTAAGTCGAAATCAGCGAACGAGCGCGTGCAGTTCGCCTGTATCGGCGTCGGCGGCAAGGGAGACAGCGACTCGAACGACGCCCATCGCACCGGCGATATCGTCGCGATCTGCGATGTCGACGACAACACCGCCCGCAAGAAGGCCGCCGGGCTCAAGGGCGTCAAAATCTTCCACGACTTCCGCAAGATGCTCGATGAAATGGGCAAGAGCATCGACGCGGTGACCGTCAGCATTCCCGATCACAACCACGCCGCGGCTTCGCTGCTTTACATGCGGGCCGGCAAGCATTGCTTCTGCCAGAAGCCGATGACCCACTACATTTACGAAGCCGATCTGGTCGGCAAGGTGGCCGCGGAGAAGAAGGTGGCCACGCAGATGGGCAATCAAGGCACCGCCAGCGACTCGCTGCGCGAATCGGCCGCCAAGATTCGCGCCGGCGCGTGCGGCACGGTGAAGGAAGTTCACGTTTGGACCAACCGCCCGATCTGGCCGCAAGGCAAGGGCCGCCCGGCCGACGCTCCGGTGCCCAAGAATTTGCATTGGGAACAATGGATCGGTCCGGCGAAGTTCCGCCCGTATGCCAACGGCTATCATCCGTTCTCGTGGCGTGGGTTCTGGGATTTCGGCACCGGCGCCTTGGGCGACATGGCCTGCCACACGGTGAACCTGCCGTTCATGGCGCTCGACTTGTTCGATCCGATTTCGGTCGAAGCCGAAACGTCGGGCAACAACAAGGAGATGTATCCCAACTGGTCGGTCATCAAATTCGAGTTCCCCTCGTATCAAGGCCGAGCCCCGTTGAGCCTGACTTGGTACGACGGCAAGAAAATGCCCAGCAAGGAATTGTTCGCCGCGGACAAGGACATTGCCTCGGGCAAGAAACGCATCGACAGCAGCGGCTGTCTGGTCGTCGGCGATAAGGGAAGTTACTACTGCCCCGGCGACTATGGCGGGCAGGGCCACCAGGCTCTCGGCGGCGCCACCGAACCCAAGATCGAATTCCCGCATTCGCCGGGCCATTTCGACGAATGGGTGCGGGCGATCAAGGGAGGCGAGCCGGCCATGTCGAATTTCCCCAACTACGCCAGCCGCCTGACCAAGACGATTCTGTTGGGCAACCTGGCCGTCTGGGCCGGCACCAAGGTCGAATGGGATCCGAAGGCCCTCAAGGCCACGAACCTGCCCGACCTCGAGCCGATGATCCATCCGCGGTATCGCGAAGGCTATTCGCTCGAAGGCTAG
- a CDS encoding PHB depolymerase family esterase encodes MHAILLALMALEVGAVTDLYQARDYKDASADVASHVVEYRLLSPEKIEPGKRYPLVLFLHGAGERGDDNKSQLKYFPEWMAAPAMRAKYPCFILAPQCPNNEKWVDVPWDKSTSQPLPKNPSASMQHAIGMMDEIIKSEPVDEHRIYLTGLSMGGYGTWDLAMRMPERFAAIAPCCGGGDVTKADLLVHIPTFCYHGDADPAVPVQRSRQMIAAIRKAGGNPKYTELPGVGHDSWTRAYHDPDGIVPWMFEQVKK; translated from the coding sequence ATGCATGCGATCTTGTTGGCCCTTATGGCGTTGGAGGTTGGAGCGGTGACGGATTTGTATCAGGCGCGCGACTACAAGGATGCGTCCGCCGATGTCGCGAGCCATGTCGTGGAGTATCGCCTGCTTTCGCCGGAAAAGATCGAGCCGGGAAAAAGATATCCGCTCGTGCTTTTCTTGCATGGCGCCGGCGAACGCGGCGACGACAACAAATCGCAACTGAAATATTTTCCCGAATGGATGGCCGCCCCCGCGATGCGCGCCAAATACCCATGCTTCATCCTCGCGCCGCAGTGCCCGAACAACGAAAAGTGGGTCGATGTTCCCTGGGACAAAAGCACTTCGCAGCCGCTGCCGAAAAATCCCTCGGCATCGATGCAGCACGCCATTGGCATGATGGACGAGATCATCAAGAGCGAGCCGGTCGACGAGCATCGCATTTATCTCACCGGCCTGTCGATGGGCGGCTACGGCACCTGGGACCTGGCGATGCGGATGCCGGAGCGCTTCGCGGCAATCGCCCCCTGCTGCGGCGGCGGCGATGTGACGAAGGCCGACCTGCTCGTCCATATCCCCACGTTCTGCTATCATGGCGACGCCGATCCGGCCGTGCCCGTCCAGCGCTCGCGGCAGATGATCGCCGCGATCCGGAAAGCGGGCGGGAATCCGAAATATACCGAGCTTCCCGGCGTCGGCCACGATAGTTGGACCCGCGCGTATCACGATCCCGACGGAATCGTGCCGTGGATGTTCGAACAGGTCAAAAAATAA